The following are from one region of the Neurospora crassa OR74A linkage group III, whole genome shotgun sequence genome:
- a CDS encoding developmentally regulated GTP-binding protein 1 — protein MSTTVDKIKEIEAEMARTQKNKATSYHIGQLKAKLAKLKRELLTPSGGGGGGGGAGFDVARTGVASIGFIGFPSVGKSTLMSRLTGQHSEAAAYEFTTLTSVPGQVTYNGAPLQIIDLPGIIEGAKDGRGRGRQVIAVAKTCHLIFIVLDVNKPLTDKRVIEAELEGFGIRINKEPPNITFKKKDKGGLNITSTVPLTHIDNDEIRAVMSEYKISSADIAIRCDATIDDLIDVLEAKSRSYIPVIYVLNKIDAISIEELDLLYRIPNSVPISSEHGWNIDELMEAMWEKLKLVRVYTKPKGKMPDYSAPVVLRSNRCTVEDFCNTIHKTIVDQFKVAIVYGKSVKHQPQRVGLSHELADEDIVTIVKR, from the exons ATGTCGACCACGGTGGATAAG ATCAAAGAGATCGAGGCCGAA ATGGCCCGAACTCAAAAGAACAAGGCGACATCCTACCATATCGGACAGCTGAAGGCAAAGCTCGCCAAGCTCAAGCGTGAGCTGCTCACGCCctcgggcggcggcggtggcggcggtggtgctggttTCGACGTCGCCAGAACCGGTGTGGCCTCGATTGGTTTCATCGGTTTCCCCTCGGTCGGAAAGAGTACGCTGATGAGCAGACTGACGGGCCAGCACTCTGAGGCGGCCGCGTACGAGTTCACCACGCTTACGAGTGTGCCGGGTCAGGTTACCTACAACG GTGCCCCACTACAAATCATCGATTTGCCTGGTATTATTGAGGGCGCCAAGGACGGCCGTGGTCGTGGTCGTCAGGTCATCGCCGTCGCCAAGACGTGCCATCTTATCTTCATCGTGCTGGACGTTAACAAGCCGCTGACGGACAAGCGCGTCATCGAGGCCGAGCTGGAGGGCTTCGGCATCCGCATCAACAAGGAGCCGCCCAACATCAcgttcaagaagaaggacaagggtGGCCTGAACATCACCAGCACGGTACCGCTCACACACATCGACAACGACGAGATCCGCGCCGTCATGAGCGAGTACAAGATCTCGTCGGCCGATATCGCCATCCGCTGCGACGCCACTATTGATGATTTGATCGACGTGCTCGAGGCCAAGTCGCGCTCCTACATCCCTGTTATTTACGTCCTCAACAAGATCGACGCCATCAGTATCGAGGAGCTCGACTTGCTGTACCGTATTCCCAATTCGGTCCCCATCAGTTCTGAGCACGGCTGGAACATTGACGAGTTGATGGAGGCCATGTGGGAGAAGCTTAAGCTCGTGCGCGTGTATACCAAGCCGAAGGGCAAGATGCCGGATTATTCGGCTCCCGTTGTGTTGAGGAGCAATAGGTGCACGGTTGAGGATTTC TGTAACACTATTCACAAAACCATCGTGGATCAGTTCAAGGTTGCTATTGTTTACGGCAAGTCCGTCAAGCATCAGCCTCAGCGTGTTGGTCTCAGCCACGAATTGGCTGATGAAGATATCG TCACCATCGTCAAGCGATAA